In the Advenella kashmirensis WT001 genome, one interval contains:
- a CDS encoding peptidylprolyl isomerase gives MKRFILLAVTCAMTVPALAQNVATVNGKAITKDQVDTAVKTLIARGATDSPALREQITEQLINSAVLSQEAEKQGVDKNPEVQFAIENARQEILIGSMMRDWAKTHPVSDDDIKKAYDEFKAQSAGEQEYQVKHILVKDETAANKLLKDIKAKKVSFADAAKKNSIDPGSGKNGGDLGWAPAENYVPEFAEAVKAAKKGQLLDKPVKSQFGWHIIQVTDSRPVKVPTLEEAKPQISQMLSQQSLQEQMKKLRDEAKIEKTAAEGAADKPAEAPAVEAPKQ, from the coding sequence ATGAAACGTTTTATTTTACTTGCTGTAACTTGCGCCATGACAGTCCCGGCCTTGGCCCAGAACGTGGCCACTGTGAATGGTAAAGCCATTACCAAAGATCAGGTAGATACGGCAGTGAAAACGCTCATTGCCCGTGGCGCGACAGACAGCCCAGCGCTGCGCGAACAGATTACAGAACAGCTGATCAATAGTGCCGTCCTGTCCCAGGAAGCCGAAAAACAGGGCGTAGACAAAAACCCTGAAGTGCAGTTCGCCATCGAAAATGCCCGCCAGGAAATTCTGATTGGCTCCATGATGCGTGACTGGGCCAAGACTCATCCGGTCAGTGATGACGACATTAAAAAAGCCTATGACGAGTTCAAGGCCCAGTCCGCCGGTGAACAGGAATATCAGGTCAAACACATCCTGGTCAAAGACGAAACAGCCGCCAATAAGCTGCTGAAAGATATCAAGGCCAAAAAGGTCAGCTTTGCCGATGCCGCCAAGAAAAACTCCATTGACCCTGGGAGTGGCAAAAACGGTGGCGATCTGGGCTGGGCTCCTGCCGAAAACTATGTGCCTGAATTTGCCGAAGCTGTAAAAGCGGCGAAAAAAGGTCAGTTGCTGGACAAGCCTGTTAAAAGCCAATTTGGCTGGCACATCATCCAGGTGACCGACTCACGTCCGGTCAAGGTGCCAACCCTGGAAGAAGCCAAACCGCAAATCAGCCAAATGCTCAGTCAGCAGTCACTGCAGGAACAAATGAAAAAACTGCGTGACGAAGCCAAGATTGAGAAAACCGCTGCTGAAGGCGCTGCCGACAAACCTGCGGAAGCGCCCGCAGTAGAGGCACCCAAGCAGTAA
- a CDS encoding BolA family protein, producing MTDTDRIALIRERLASLEPQTLDIEDESHLHKGHAGASNGAGHYRLSIRSARFNGLSRVASQRLVYDALGDLIPYPIHALSIQTLPIS from the coding sequence ATGACTGACACAGATCGCATCGCACTGATCCGTGAGCGCCTGGCTTCGCTGGAACCGCAGACGCTTGACATTGAAGACGAGTCCCATCTGCACAAAGGGCATGCAGGCGCCAGCAATGGCGCGGGCCATTACCGCCTGAGTATCCGCTCTGCCCGCTTTAATGGATTGTCCAGGGTAGCCAGTCAGCGTCTGGTTTATGATGCGCTGGGAGATTTGATTCCCTACCCGATTCATGCACTGTCCATACAGACCCTACCGATTTCTTAA
- a CDS encoding septation protein A: MKKLLFDFFPLVLFFVAFKVADIYVATWVAIACSVLQILWLKLRGRPIEATNWMNVIIIVVFGGATIYFHNDTFVKWKPTVLYWMFALILLGARLLMNKNVLRKMLATQMRLPDRIWDRLSDTWAGFFLFAGALNLVVAFSGYFTLEQWAAFKAFGMTILLVIFAIGQSVWLGRHMQEVPATPGPVALPEKTND, encoded by the coding sequence ATGAAAAAACTCCTGTTCGATTTTTTCCCACTGGTCCTCTTTTTTGTGGCCTTCAAGGTTGCAGACATCTACGTGGCAACCTGGGTTGCCATTGCCTGCAGCGTCCTGCAGATACTGTGGCTGAAATTGCGCGGTCGCCCGATAGAAGCCACCAACTGGATGAACGTAATCATTATCGTGGTGTTTGGCGGTGCCACCATATATTTCCATAACGACACCTTCGTCAAATGGAAGCCCACGGTGCTGTACTGGATGTTTGCCCTGATCCTGCTGGGTGCGCGTCTGCTGATGAACAAAAACGTATTGCGCAAAATGCTGGCAACGCAAATGCGCCTGCCGGATCGTATCTGGGATCGCTTGTCTGATACCTGGGCCGGCTTTTTCCTGTTTGCCGGCGCCCTCAATTTAGTGGTAGCCTTTTCCGGGTACTTTACACTGGAGCAGTGGGCGGCCTTCAAGGCCTTTGGCATGACCATTCTGCTGGTCATTTTTGCGATTGGCCAATCAGTCTGGCTGGGCCGTCATATGCAGGAAGTGCCTGCAACGCCCGGGCCCGTTGCCTTGCCGGAGAAAACCAATGACTGA
- the msrB gene encoding peptide-methionine (R)-S-oxide reductase MsrB — protein MKVIKSEQQWRELLSPESYHVTRQKGTERAFTGEYWDHFQPGIYTCVACGTPLFASDTKFDAGCGWPSYFEPLNPHNVREEVDTSHGMTRTEVLCNVCDAHLGHVFPDGPPPTGLRYCINSLSLRFDPAE, from the coding sequence TTGAAAGTCATCAAGTCCGAACAGCAATGGCGTGAACTGCTCTCTCCGGAAAGCTACCACGTCACGCGGCAGAAAGGCACAGAGCGCGCCTTCACAGGAGAGTACTGGGATCATTTTCAGCCCGGTATTTATACCTGCGTCGCCTGCGGAACACCACTGTTTGCGTCAGATACGAAATTTGACGCCGGCTGCGGCTGGCCCAGTTATTTTGAGCCCCTTAATCCGCACAATGTGCGCGAAGAAGTCGACACCTCTCACGGCATGACGCGCACCGAAGTGCTGTGCAATGTCTGCGATGCGCATCTTGGTCATGTTTTCCCCGATGGCCCTCCTCCCACCGGCCTGCGCTATTGCATCAATTCGCTGTCCCTTCGCTTTGACCCTGCAGAATGA
- a CDS encoding branched-chain amino acid ABC transporter permease: MDWSIAKILMQDGLVTGVIYALLAVSLVLVFAVTRIILIVQGEFVTYGALTFAVLADDQVPGTRWLLVIAGLLVFVRELWLVFRGKPAATLIRSALFCLVLPIIVFFAVPAVLGTTPSLWIKALMTLFLVVPLGPMLYKLAYESMADSSVLALFVISIAVHFVFVGMGLAFFGAEGRLVAQPFFDGQLELFGLNWTYQSLFVIAMTAIIIAALWLFFGYTLYGKALRATAVNRRGARLVGISTNMSGFLTFLLSSIVGVLSGIMIVSFISITYETGFMIGLKGFVGAIIGGLMSYPIAAAGALLVGIIESFSTFWASEYKEVIVFALIIPVLLILSVTSRHDEEE, translated from the coding sequence ATGGATTGGTCAATCGCAAAGATTCTCATGCAGGACGGGCTGGTGACGGGCGTCATTTATGCATTGCTGGCAGTATCGCTGGTGCTGGTGTTTGCTGTCACGCGCATTATTCTGATTGTGCAGGGGGAGTTCGTGACCTATGGGGCACTTACCTTTGCGGTCCTGGCCGATGATCAGGTGCCGGGCACCCGCTGGCTGCTGGTGATTGCCGGTCTGCTGGTCTTTGTGCGCGAACTGTGGCTGGTATTCCGTGGCAAGCCCGCGGCGACACTGATCCGGTCTGCGCTGTTTTGCCTGGTGTTGCCCATTATCGTATTCTTCGCGGTGCCGGCTGTTTTGGGTACAACGCCTTCGCTCTGGATCAAGGCATTGATGACCTTGTTCCTGGTCGTCCCGCTGGGTCCCATGCTTTACAAGCTTGCCTATGAATCCATGGCCGACAGTTCGGTGCTGGCGCTTTTTGTGATTTCCATTGCCGTGCACTTTGTTTTCGTTGGCATGGGCCTGGCTTTTTTCGGGGCCGAAGGGCGTTTGGTTGCCCAGCCATTTTTTGACGGCCAGCTTGAACTGTTCGGTCTGAACTGGACGTATCAAAGCCTGTTCGTGATCGCGATGACAGCTATTATTATCGCTGCGTTGTGGCTGTTTTTCGGCTATACCCTGTACGGCAAGGCATTGCGCGCGACCGCTGTGAATCGGCGCGGCGCGCGGCTGGTCGGCATCAGCACCAATATGTCCGGTTTTCTTACCTTTTTGCTGTCGTCCATTGTGGGGGTGCTCTCGGGCATCATGATTGTCTCGTTTATTTCGATTACCTACGAAACTGGTTTCATGATTGGTCTGAAGGGCTTTGTGGGGGCCATCATCGGTGGACTGATGAGCTATCCGATAGCCGCTGCCGGCGCGCTGCTGGTAGGCATTATTGAATCGTTTTCCACCTTCTGGGCAAGTGAGTACAAGGAAGTGATTGTTTTTGCGCTGATCATCCCGGTATTGCTGATTCTGTCTGTGACCAGCCGTCACGACGAAGAGGAGTAA
- a CDS encoding ABC transporter ATP-binding protein: MSRLLEAHNINAQYGKVLAVNDVSLAMDQGQVVTVIGANGAGKSTLLNTLMGALPTSGRAHGRILYRGQDISRMPVEERVAAGLCLVPEKRELFTSMSVQDNLLLGGFRQYRQRVAGWRDTLDQVYQLFPRLLERRDQRAGTLSGGERQMLAVGRAMMAKPTLLMLDEPSLGLAPRVVQEVFRIILRLRETGVSILLVEQNARAALQASDYGYVLEMGEVAMEGSSQILRTDPKVAQSYLGLGHGNSNQAQD; this comes from the coding sequence ATGAGCCGGTTACTGGAAGCACATAATATTAATGCGCAATACGGCAAGGTGCTTGCGGTCAATGACGTATCTCTGGCCATGGATCAGGGGCAGGTCGTGACGGTGATTGGCGCCAATGGCGCCGGCAAATCAACGCTGCTCAATACCCTGATGGGCGCCTTGCCGACCTCTGGTCGTGCCCACGGGCGCATTCTATATCGCGGCCAGGACATCAGCCGGATGCCCGTGGAAGAGCGCGTGGCGGCAGGCCTGTGCCTGGTGCCGGAAAAGCGCGAGCTGTTTACCAGCATGTCGGTGCAGGACAATCTGCTGCTTGGCGGGTTTCGCCAGTATCGCCAGCGCGTTGCCGGCTGGCGCGATACGCTGGACCAGGTTTACCAGCTGTTTCCGCGTTTGCTGGAGCGTCGCGATCAGCGCGCCGGCACGCTCTCCGGTGGCGAGCGGCAAATGCTGGCCGTAGGTCGCGCGATGATGGCCAAGCCCACTTTGCTCATGCTCGATGAACCCAGTCTGGGACTGGCGCCGCGCGTGGTGCAGGAAGTGTTTCGCATTATCTTGCGACTGCGCGAGACCGGCGTGTCGATACTGCTGGTCGAGCAGAATGCGCGAGCCGCGCTGCAGGCTTCCGATTACGGTTATGTGCTGGAAATGGGCGAAGTAGCGATGGAAGGCTCATCGCAGATTCTGCGTACCGATCCCAAGGTGGCGCAAAGTTATCTGGGGCTCGGCCACGGCAATAGCAATCAGGCGCAGGACTGA
- a CDS encoding MFS transporter — protein MLALLGAGLLLLAARVIPAVPSNKSLAPTTPDWKGAVLLTATLILYGLGTVGGGNTTMDAPLLLVCAAGTLVLFLRVQSQAPSPLVPLVHLRDPQTGTALLMNLLVSIPMMATLVIGPFFLSFGLGMNEAGIGLVMAVGPLVAAISGVPAGRLADRIGAQRTRMAGLIQTTLGLIALAYFPRWLGVAGYIVALMLLTPGFQLFLAANSTVIMLGASQAQRGLLSGLLGLSRNLGLMTGASLMSGVFSMALGPQDITDTATEGIAQAFTITFVIIAGICLLALILSWCIRPTQSKQYGA, from the coding sequence ATGCTGGCCCTGCTAGGCGCTGGTCTGTTGCTATTGGCAGCAAGGGTCATTCCAGCAGTTCCCAGCAACAAAAGTCTGGCCCCCACCACGCCAGACTGGAAGGGCGCAGTTCTGTTGACGGCAACGCTCATTCTGTACGGACTGGGCACGGTCGGCGGCGGCAATACGACAATGGATGCACCCCTGCTCCTGGTGTGCGCTGCCGGCACGCTTGTCCTGTTTCTTCGGGTCCAGTCGCAAGCGCCCTCACCCCTGGTGCCGCTCGTACACTTGCGTGACCCGCAAACGGGCACGGCGCTGCTGATGAATCTGCTGGTGTCCATTCCGATGATGGCCACCCTGGTCATCGGGCCTTTTTTCCTGTCCTTCGGGCTTGGCATGAATGAAGCAGGAATCGGCCTGGTGATGGCAGTCGGCCCGCTGGTGGCCGCTATCTCCGGGGTGCCGGCGGGCCGGCTGGCCGACCGCATTGGCGCGCAGCGCACACGCATGGCGGGCCTGATTCAGACCACACTCGGCCTGATCGCACTGGCCTATTTCCCGCGGTGGCTGGGCGTAGCCGGCTACATCGTGGCGCTGATGCTATTGACTCCGGGTTTTCAGCTTTTTCTGGCAGCCAACAGCACTGTCATCATGCTGGGCGCATCTCAGGCCCAACGCGGACTTCTCTCGGGTTTGCTGGGATTGTCACGCAACCTGGGGTTGATGACCGGGGCATCGCTCATGTCGGGCGTGTTCTCCATGGCACTTGGACCACAGGACATCACTGACACTGCCACAGAGGGTATCGCCCAGGCATTTACAATCACGTTTGTAATTATCGCCGGAATTTGCCTGTTGGCCCTTATTCTGTCCTGGTGCATACGCCCGACGCAATCAAAGCAGTACGGAGCATAA
- a CDS encoding helix-turn-helix domain-containing protein — MNLIDIAALSQSSGVPTSTLRYYEELGLIQSCARHGLRRQYDEQTLTQLALISLGKAAGFSLEQIKGMFGQDGAPNLSRPVLRDRADAIDDQVRRLKALRDTLRHVAECPAPSHMQCPKFLQLLRVIQPKAGDAKPKRSQRQRQGK; from the coding sequence ATGAATCTGATTGATATTGCCGCGCTGTCCCAAAGCAGTGGCGTTCCCACGTCAACGCTGCGCTACTATGAAGAACTCGGACTGATCCAATCCTGCGCACGGCATGGTCTGAGGCGCCAGTACGACGAGCAAACCCTTACCCAACTGGCATTAATATCCCTGGGAAAGGCAGCCGGTTTTTCTCTGGAGCAGATCAAGGGAATGTTCGGACAGGACGGAGCGCCGAATCTGTCTCGCCCTGTTTTGCGTGACCGTGCTGATGCCATTGACGATCAGGTTCGCCGATTAAAGGCGCTCCGGGATACGCTACGGCATGTGGCAGAGTGCCCCGCGCCCAGTCATATGCAATGTCCGAAGTTTCTACAGCTTTTGCGCGTCATACAGCCGAAGGCTGGCGACGCAAAACCCAAGCGTTCGCAAAGGCAAAGACAGGGCAAGTGA
- the nth gene encoding endonuclease III — translation MNAAKRKLIFERLAAANANPTTELEYENTFQLLIAVLLSAQATDKSVNLATRHIFNTCKTPQDILDMGLETFTEKIRTIGLYKTKAKNALATCAILQEQYQGVVPDNREALETLPGVGRKTANVVLNTAFGQPAMAVDTHIFRVSNRTGLAPGKNVREVEDKLMRFVPREYLLDAHHWLILHGRYICVARAPKCTQCGIEDLCEFKEKNLGGAKRQPARKTGATPPAKKAALKKSAKPVKKTTMAVA, via the coding sequence ATGAATGCAGCAAAACGCAAACTCATTTTCGAACGACTGGCCGCCGCCAATGCCAACCCCACCACCGAGCTTGAATACGAAAACACATTCCAGTTGCTGATCGCCGTATTGCTGTCGGCGCAGGCGACCGACAAATCGGTCAACCTGGCCACCCGCCATATTTTCAACACCTGTAAAACCCCGCAAGACATTCTGGATATGGGACTGGAGACCTTCACCGAAAAGATTCGTACTATCGGGCTTTATAAAACCAAGGCTAAGAATGCACTGGCCACCTGTGCCATCCTGCAGGAGCAATACCAGGGCGTTGTGCCCGATAATCGCGAAGCGCTTGAGACGCTACCCGGTGTCGGACGAAAAACCGCCAACGTTGTCCTCAATACCGCTTTTGGCCAGCCAGCCATGGCCGTGGACACACATATTTTTCGGGTGTCAAATCGCACCGGCCTGGCGCCGGGCAAAAACGTCCGTGAAGTTGAAGACAAGCTCATGCGCTTCGTGCCCAGGGAGTACTTGCTGGATGCACATCATTGGCTGATTCTGCATGGCCGGTATATTTGCGTGGCGCGCGCACCCAAGTGCACGCAATGCGGGATTGAAGACCTGTGTGAGTTTAAGGAAAAGAATCTGGGCGGCGCTAAGCGTCAACCAGCCAGAAAAACGGGCGCAACCCCACCAGCAAAGAAAGCCGCATTAAAAAAGAGTGCAAAACCGGTAAAAAAAACCACGATGGCAGTGGCATAA
- the rsxB gene encoding electron transport complex subunit RsxB, with protein MNHALLIDRIDAVLPQTQCTQCGYDGCRPYAQALAAGTTLINRCPPGGDAGIEKLAAVLNTPVLPLDESCGQPGPLLVAVIDEAHCIGCTLCIQACPVDAIMGANKFMHTIIPDLCSGCELCVAPCPVDCIAMVDANRPWTQDDANAARTRHEQRAQRLQLNAAEKEERMHRASAQTTAANQQTSALDAHSEQPATHQTDSAQASAPTAEDAKKAAIALALQRARARRKTTNPSGSTS; from the coding sequence ATGAACCATGCCCTCCTGATCGACCGCATAGACGCGGTGTTACCCCAAACACAATGCACCCAATGCGGCTACGACGGGTGCCGTCCGTACGCCCAGGCCCTGGCGGCCGGCACCACGCTAATCAACCGCTGTCCGCCTGGTGGCGATGCCGGCATTGAAAAGCTGGCCGCGGTGCTCAATACGCCCGTTTTGCCGCTGGATGAATCCTGTGGCCAGCCCGGACCCTTGCTCGTGGCGGTGATCGATGAAGCCCATTGTATCGGCTGTACCCTGTGTATCCAGGCCTGTCCTGTGGATGCCATTATGGGGGCCAATAAATTCATGCACACGATCATTCCCGATTTATGTTCGGGTTGCGAGCTGTGTGTTGCCCCCTGTCCGGTAGACTGCATCGCCATGGTCGATGCCAATCGCCCATGGACGCAGGACGACGCAAATGCGGCTCGAACGCGCCATGAACAACGGGCACAGCGCCTGCAACTGAACGCTGCGGAAAAAGAAGAAAGGATGCATCGAGCAAGCGCCCAGACGACAGCCGCCAACCAGCAGACAAGCGCCCTGGACGCACATTCCGAGCAGCCTGCTACTCACCAGACAGATTCGGCCCAGGCGAGCGCGCCCACCGCCGAAGACGCCAAAAAAGCAGCCATTGCACTGGCATTGCAACGGGCACGCGCACGTCGCAAAACAACCAATCCATCGGGTAGTACTTCATGA
- a CDS encoding ferredoxin--NADP reductase: MTQEKYTSQIVTARTEWIPGKLFSIVTTKDPAFAFIPGQFARLGLPENPQPDAKPDIWRAYSMVTPPQANELAFYSIVVPDGQFSPRLHDLKVGDAVYIDKTAFGFMTIERFPQGGQLWMLATGTGLSAYLPMLDDPQTWRQFERIILVHGVRQADELTYQDDIARFARSHAASDQQFVYLPVPSREPLAGMPQARITALIESGQLEQLAGASLDPAVARVMLCGNPAMVKDARKILADRGFAPGRRGVAGTLAVENYW; this comes from the coding sequence ATGACACAGGAAAAATACACAAGCCAGATCGTTACTGCCCGTACAGAGTGGATTCCCGGGAAACTTTTCTCTATCGTTACGACCAAGGATCCCGCCTTCGCGTTTATTCCCGGGCAGTTCGCCCGGCTCGGCCTGCCGGAAAACCCGCAGCCCGATGCCAAACCCGATATCTGGCGTGCTTATTCCATGGTCACCCCGCCGCAAGCCAATGAATTGGCGTTTTATTCCATTGTGGTCCCGGATGGCCAGTTCAGCCCGCGCCTGCATGACCTGAAGGTGGGCGATGCCGTGTATATCGACAAAACCGCCTTTGGCTTCATGACCATTGAGCGATTCCCCCAGGGAGGCCAATTGTGGATGCTGGCCACGGGCACCGGCCTGTCTGCGTACCTGCCCATGCTGGACGATCCGCAAACCTGGCGGCAGTTTGAACGCATCATCCTGGTGCATGGCGTCAGGCAGGCCGATGAACTGACCTATCAGGACGATATTGCCCGCTTTGCCCGCTCCCATGCGGCCAGTGACCAACAGTTCGTGTACCTGCCGGTCCCCTCTCGCGAGCCGCTGGCAGGGATGCCGCAGGCTCGCATTACGGCATTGATCGAATCGGGCCAACTGGAACAACTGGCCGGCGCCAGCCTGGATCCGGCGGTGGCCCGTGTCATGCTCTGCGGCAACCCGGCAATGGTCAAGGACGCTCGCAAAATCCTTGCCGATCGTGGCTTTGCCCCCGGCCGCCGCGGCGTTGCCGGCACACTGGCGGTGGAAAACTACTGGTAA
- the fdxA gene encoding ferredoxin FdxA, translating into MTHVVTENCIKCKYTDCVDVCPVDCFKEGPNFLIIDPDECIDCAVCIPECPANAIFAEEDVPQDQMKFIALNAELSADFTTISRSVKPLPDADEWNGKENKLQYLER; encoded by the coding sequence ATGACTCACGTCGTGACCGAAAACTGCATCAAATGTAAATACACCGATTGCGTCGATGTCTGCCCGGTGGATTGCTTCAAGGAAGGCCCTAATTTTCTGATTATCGATCCGGACGAATGCATCGATTGCGCCGTCTGTATACCCGAATGTCCTGCGAACGCCATTTTCGCTGAAGAAGACGTACCCCAGGATCAAATGAAGTTTATCGCCCTCAACGCCGAGCTCAGTGCTGATTTTACGACCATCAGCCGGTCTGTCAAGCCTTTGCCTGACGCCGACGAATGGAACGGAAAAGAAAATAAACTGCAATACCTCGAACGTTGA
- a CDS encoding RidA family protein, translating into MSEIKRTNVGSRLSDMAVFNGVAYLAGQVPDDATLDMEGQTKQVLTTIDALLKEAGTSKERLLMVQIFVANMKEFDQMNKAWDEWVSKENAPPRATIEARLANPDYKVEIVATAAL; encoded by the coding sequence ATGAGTGAGATCAAGCGTACCAACGTAGGCAGCCGCCTTTCCGATATGGCCGTATTCAACGGCGTAGCCTATCTTGCCGGCCAGGTGCCCGACGATGCCACGCTCGATATGGAAGGCCAGACCAAACAGGTGCTGACCACCATTGATGCCCTGCTCAAGGAAGCGGGCACCAGCAAGGAGCGTTTGCTGATGGTGCAGATCTTCGTGGCCAATATGAAAGAATTCGATCAAATGAATAAGGCTTGGGACGAGTGGGTATCAAAAGAAAATGCCCCGCCGCGCGCCACTATAGAGGCTCGCCTGGCCAACCCTGACTATAAAGTGGAAATCGTCGCAACAGCGGCGCTGTAA
- a CDS encoding flavodoxin family protein, whose product MSNEITGSALLIVWHSRTGAAEAAARQAYDAALAIRRELGEHHNVYLKRACDVTPQDMLEANAYLFCAPENLASLSGQMKECLDRLYYPVLHRIEGRIFSVIITAGSDGEGALRQVRRICSGWRLNERVPGIILNMRSDTEAAILAPKTLSEAQRQQAGEIGATLFALL is encoded by the coding sequence ATGTCAAATGAAATTACCGGCAGCGCGCTGCTGATCGTGTGGCACTCCAGAACCGGGGCCGCTGAAGCCGCCGCAAGGCAGGCATACGATGCAGCGCTGGCCATTCGCAGGGAACTAGGCGAGCACCATAACGTCTACCTGAAGCGCGCCTGCGACGTAACCCCCCAGGATATGCTTGAAGCAAACGCATACTTGTTTTGCGCACCGGAAAATCTGGCGTCGCTCAGCGGCCAGATGAAAGAGTGCCTGGATCGGCTGTATTATCCGGTGCTGCACCGCATAGAAGGTCGCATTTTCAGCGTGATCATTACCGCCGGCAGCGACGGCGAAGGTGCGCTGCGCCAGGTGCGCCGCATCTGCAGCGGCTGGCGGCTCAATGAGCGGGTGCCCGGCATTATCCTGAACATGCGCAGTGATACTGAAGCGGCCATTCTGGCGCCCAAAACGCTTTCCGAGGCACAGCGGCAGCAGGCGGGGGAAATCGGCGCAACCCTTTTTGCGCTGCTATAA